A genome region from Methanocellales archaeon includes the following:
- a CDS encoding 5,10-methylenetetrahydromethanopterin reductase, whose translation MLGIEFVPDMPLNDLVNHCVLAENQGFDAIWITDHYNNRNVYATLALVAERTERVRLGPGVTNAYQLHPALTASAIATIDNISNGRAMLGIGAGDRTTLASLGIQMDKPVAKLKEAVEIIRHLLAGERLSFQGDFFRIEGAKLSLKCSEIPIYIGAQGPLMLRTASAIGDGVLINASHPLDFKYAISQIQEGSPKAGFDIAAYASFSVDLDEEKAKKAVVPVVAFIVAGSPAPVLERHDIDPTDVDVIKSAFAKGDFRMAFGSVTDPMVDAFSIYGSPDHCIQKIKELQEIGVTQVVVGSPIGPDVPASIKLIGEEIMGEISF comes from the coding sequence ATGTTAGGCATAGAATTTGTCCCAGATATGCCCCTGAATGATCTCGTAAATCACTGCGTTTTAGCTGAAAATCAGGGATTCGATGCAATCTGGATCACGGATCACTATAACAACAGGAATGTCTATGCGACATTGGCATTGGTGGCCGAAAGGACGGAAAGAGTTAGGCTCGGGCCAGGAGTAACAAATGCATATCAACTCCATCCTGCACTGACAGCTTCTGCCATTGCCACCATCGATAATATTTCCAACGGGCGGGCCATGCTCGGCATCGGAGCAGGTGACAGGACCACTTTAGCATCGCTGGGCATCCAGATGGACAAACCCGTGGCAAAGCTAAAAGAGGCAGTAGAGATCATTAGACATCTCTTGGCAGGAGAGCGCCTCTCTTTTCAGGGGGATTTCTTCAGGATTGAGGGAGCCAAACTATCTTTAAAGTGCTCGGAGATACCCATATATATCGGTGCTCAGGGCCCCCTCATGCTTAGAACCGCTAGTGCCATAGGAGACGGTGTATTGATAAACGCATCTCATCCCCTGGATTTTAAGTATGCGATCTCTCAGATTCAAGAAGGCTCTCCAAAAGCAGGTTTTGACATAGCCGCCTATGCCAGCTTTTCCGTGGATTTAGATGAAGAGAAGGCGAAAAAAGCAGTTGTGCCAGTTGTGGCTTTTATCGTAGCTGGATCGCCCGCACCTGTTCTTGAAAGGCACGACATCGATCCCACGGATGTAGATGTAATTAAGAGCGCATTTGCCAAGGGCGACTTCAGGATGGCTTTCGGATCTGTTACCGACCCCATGGTGGATGCATTCTCGATCTATGGCTCACCTGACCACTGTATCCAGAAGATTAAAGAGTTACAGGAGATAGGGGTAACACAGGTGGTCGTAGGCTCTCCGATCGGTCCGGATGTGCCAGCCTCTATCAAGCTGATTGGCGAAGAAATTATGGGGGAGATTAGTTTTTGA
- a CDS encoding diphthine--ammonia ligase has product MTKVVASWSGGKDSCFACYKAILDGFDVVHLLNLAHEDSNRSSHGLRTGLLSIQSQAVGIPIVQGRTKRSAYEQEFKKIVSRLKQDDIQGIVFGDIYVQEHRDWIERVCSEMDIRPVFPLWGMDTEKIVLDFIDGGFEAIIVAVKAEILSDKWLGRKIDKNLIEDFKERKIDPCGESGEYHTFVVDGPLFKRRLKILEGDKVLKEGRWLLDISKCEIIDK; this is encoded by the coding sequence ATGACAAAAGTCGTCGCATCCTGGAGCGGTGGTAAAGATAGTTGCTTTGCATGCTACAAGGCGATTTTAGATGGCTTCGATGTTGTCCATCTCCTGAATTTGGCACACGAAGATAGCAACAGGAGCTCCCACGGATTACGTACTGGGCTATTATCAATACAATCACAGGCAGTAGGAATACCAATCGTTCAAGGTCGAACCAAAAGGAGTGCTTACGAGCAGGAGTTCAAAAAGATCGTAAGTAGGCTAAAGCAAGATGACATCCAGGGAATAGTTTTTGGGGACATCTATGTTCAGGAGCATAGGGATTGGATAGAGCGGGTTTGCAGCGAGATGGATATCAGACCCGTATTTCCCTTATGGGGAATGGACACAGAAAAAATAGTCCTTGATTTTATCGATGGCGGATTTGAGGCCATTATCGTCGCCGTTAAGGCAGAAATATTGAGTGATAAATGGCTGGGGCGGAAGATCGATAAAAATCTCATAGAAGATTTTAAGGAAAGAAAGATTGACCCGTGCGGCGAGTCAGGCGAATATCACACATTCGTCGTCGACGGACCACTGTTTAAAAGGCGCTTAAAGATACTTGAGGGCGACAAGGTGTTAAAGGAAGGACGCTGGCTATTGGATATCTCAAAGTGTGAGATCATTGACAAATAA
- a CDS encoding radical SAM protein — translation MSFVQGLDRYFAVLSNDQRARYLIAKEKSAKEKSLLDRKIEIAEDILQSCHFCERRCGVNRRAKEVGYCGINAISRYASEFLHYGEEPELVPSHTIFFVGCTFACVYCQNWDIANRFVTGTPILPERMAEIITMRNYQGAKNVNFVGGEPTPHLHSILRIMNACNVNTPMIWNSNMYCSSETMDLLSDVIDIYLADFRYGDNNCAEKYSNVKDYWEITTRNFISAYQDAEVILRHLVLPNHLECCTKPIVQWIADHMPDIRFNLMFQYTPHYKASQYPELNRSLRYDERMRALEIVRDAGLKNLV, via the coding sequence ATGTCTTTCGTACAAGGATTGGATCGATACTTCGCCGTCTTAAGCAACGATCAAAGGGCCAGGTATCTAATTGCGAAGGAAAAATCTGCGAAGGAAAAATCACTGCTCGATAGAAAAATAGAGATCGCTGAGGATATCCTGCAAAGCTGTCATTTTTGTGAGCGCCGCTGCGGAGTGAACCGACGGGCAAAGGAAGTTGGATACTGTGGCATTAACGCCATCTCGCGTTATGCATCTGAATTTTTACACTATGGCGAGGAGCCCGAACTAGTGCCATCGCACACGATCTTTTTCGTGGGCTGCACATTTGCGTGCGTATACTGCCAAAACTGGGACATAGCAAACCGGTTTGTCACCGGAACACCCATACTTCCAGAAAGAATGGCAGAGATCATCACGATGAGGAACTATCAGGGTGCAAAAAACGTGAACTTCGTGGGAGGGGAGCCAACTCCCCATTTGCATTCCATACTGCGTATCATGAATGCGTGCAATGTCAACACACCCATGATCTGGAACTCGAACATGTATTGCTCCAGCGAGACGATGGACTTGCTAAGTGATGTAATAGATATCTATTTGGCGGACTTCAGATATGGGGATAATAATTGCGCTGAGAAGTATTCAAACGTAAAAGACTATTGGGAAATTACTACCAGAAATTTTATTAGCGCTTATCAGGATGCAGAGGTAATTCTTCGCCATCTTGTGCTGCCCAATCATCTTGAGTGCTGCACCAAGCCGATAGTTCAATGGATTGCGGACCATATGCCTGACATAAGGTTCAATCTCATGTTCCAATACACTCCTCATTACAAAGCGAGCCAATATCCAGAGCTGAACCGTAGCCTCAGATATGACGAAAGAATGAGGGCGCTCGAGATCGTCAGGGATGCAGGACTGAAGAATTTGGTATGA
- a CDS encoding SAM-dependent chlorinase/fluorinase, with amino-acid sequence MTIITLLTDFGDLYPAVMKGTILSIDPDAKIVDISHSIPPQNIRSGAFALMYVAGRFPEGTVHVAVIDPGVGTGRRPIVIKGKQTFVGPDNGLLIPAARSMGCFTVYEIPPELCIPPVSSTFHGRDVFAPAAAHLSRGYDISEFRKIDDFIDLDFGEFYASRESLRGEVIYIDDFGNVITNIPGSLALEHINCGDHVDLLGRKIPFVMTYDEATTELITIGSHNFLEISVKGGNAARLFRLNIGDVVHITSNQKQ; translated from the coding sequence ATGACAATAATCACGCTATTAACCGATTTCGGAGATCTGTATCCTGCAGTGATGAAAGGCACAATTCTAAGTATCGATCCAGATGCCAAGATCGTTGATATATCTCACAGCATCCCCCCTCAAAACATCAGGTCTGGTGCCTTTGCATTGATGTACGTTGCTGGGCGATTTCCAGAGGGCACGGTCCATGTCGCAGTGATCGATCCCGGTGTGGGTACCGGGCGCCGCCCAATCGTTATCAAAGGCAAGCAAACTTTCGTGGGACCTGATAATGGCTTACTTATCCCAGCTGCGCGTAGTATGGGGTGCTTCACAGTGTATGAAATCCCTCCAGAGCTTTGCATCCCTCCCGTCAGCTCCACATTTCATGGTAGGGACGTATTTGCCCCAGCTGCTGCACATCTGTCCAGGGGATACGATATTTCAGAATTCAGGAAAATAGATGATTTTATCGATCTGGACTTTGGTGAATTTTATGCGTCAAGGGAATCGCTACGGGGTGAGGTAATATATATCGACGATTTCGGCAACGTCATCACCAATATTCCGGGGTCACTAGCACTCGAACACATAAATTGTGGGGATCACGTGGATTTACTGGGAAGAAAAATCCCCTTTGTCATGACCTACGATGAGGCCACCACCGAGCTCATAACGATCGGGAGCCATAATTTTCTTGAGATATCGGTTAAAGGGGGTAATGCAGCAAGGTTATTCAGACTGAACATCGGAGATGTTGTTCACATTACATCAAATCAAAAACAATAG